In Lytechinus variegatus isolate NC3 chromosome 6, Lvar_3.0, whole genome shotgun sequence, the DNA window TGTTGTCTAAAACCATTTTCTaacaagatatatcataatgtcgtgtatttaaggtgataaacactgcatttttaaattgaaaatggccaccataggcccttatcgtataatacacaatttgagtgtagacaaataatgttcacaaaaaggccatatggcagccattttgaatattgaaatacagtatttatcacctaaattacataagatgatatatttcgttacaaatcgtgttttcagacgatatttcactcatacatacCATTCGGCCAAGCAAAGCCAgattctgttgaaataatttgttcccattcacattgtgcataatatcataagggcctgtatcggccattttgactttccaataacagtattcatcacctaactggcagaataaattatatctcttaatataaattatgctttcggacaatattctactcatagatcactaatacttgcatttatggtgctcatattggtttcccactttgcattgtgcataatactgttaatgtctatggcggccgttttgaaagtaaaactacagtatttaacacaaactttaaacctgaatgatatatttcgttaaaaaatatgtttttaaacagtatcctattaatttatcacatatatatgcattttagtgatcactcttgtgatttctttgcccctctttctcattgtgtgcataatacttttaggccctttggcagccattttgaaaatcaaaatacaacattcatcacaatacatggcatattaatgatatatttcgttaacatttatgtttttagtcagtattccactcgtgtaatcttaataatatgcattttagtgatcactcttgtgaattttttggcccccatgccattgtacgcaatactgtttgggccagaggcggccattttagatatcaaaatacagaaatcttcccatttatgatataataaatgatatatctcattagtaataatgatttgcatatatcatttcgttcatacatcgcgattttttgcagtttagtgctcacttttgcgaaagctagttttccctctttatattgtacataatagagtatacaatggactttggcggccattttgaatatgaggaaaataaatattttgtcaaaaattaatttttcagaggGTATCTccctcctgccacacaatttcatgcattttgcagcaaatgtgcggacaattttaggatttttatgggtaatttgcatattttggcggccatattggattttgccaagttgcggaaaatgctcaaggttacacgagtggcatcattcagattcgtaatcagcaccctcgaattgaccagaaaccatcaaaaaatattgtatatataaaaaaacaaggttacgcctcttctatcctggactactaATGAGTGTGATTATGCTCATTTGAGGGTGGATTTATGTCCGATATAGGGTGCGAAATTGAACAATGTaataaaggttcaaatttgaaccctttTAGTTTCAAGTACTATGCACCTTAACAGGTTCTTATttgcacctacatgtactagGGTTCGAGCAAGCATTTCTTGGTGCATTTAATGATAAAAGGTGCATTTCTTTCACCTTTTGCCACTAAAGGTTGGTACAAGTGCTTCATTAGGGTTCAAACATTTCTTAGtgtataccctatcctaaacctgacataaaaccatattgcaaccctaacccccGTAGACGAAGTAAAGCCCGGAACAAACGTCGTGTCACCTACAAGGTTAAACAcatactcacccacacacacctaGACATCCGTTCTCCCTCAATAATCTGCACAAATGCCTCCCAAGATGTTTTTTAACAACTTCTTAAAAGATTGCGTATTGTTTCAAATTTATATACCTAAACACGCAGGGCCGCGTCTCAGaatgagttacgattgatccgatcaattgcaactatgaaaagccagcaaggtcatcatataaaatgcatgtttgttcaaaatattttctagatatgaatgtacatccatgaattaattgatttcttgacattttGGTGCGTTCTCCTTTGtgtacaaaggacattttggaAATATcctgtaggaaaaaaatatagcactgatggatttccatagattacgattgattggatcaatcataactctttgtaagacggggcccagggcTGCGTCTTAGaatgagttacgattgatccgatcaattgcaactatggaaagccagcaacgtcaacatctaaatgGACAagtgttcaaaatattttctagatatgatgtatattcatacagtcattattatcttgaaaattctgtgtgcttctctttgtttacaaagagaAGCATCCTCATAAGCATATTACTGAGGTTTGGCAATGCAGCATGGCACACTAGTTTTTTCAGCACTGCACAAAGTACGAAAATTCTCTACCCAGAGGTCTGTACTACACccggaagaagaagaagaaggacaTTGTGAAcatttcctggagaaaaaaattatgacactggtGGATTTCCATGGTtgcggttgatcggatcaatcgtaacactttgtaagatggggccctgattGTGCAATAACCTAACACAGGCATAATGTGCTCCCTACCTTCGAAACATTTCCTCCGAACGAGAATGCACACACACCTACCTATATCaaacgacatttgctcctgcaatAATTGCTCCGGGCTGTAGTGTTAgagttagggttgcaatagcgTTTTATGCTAGGTTTAGTTTTAGGATAGGTGTGAAACCAAGTGTTGAAGTTGGTTATTCAATCAGTGTGTGGAGCGATCGTCGCCGGAGCTAATAGTATGGAACTCATTTTATTACCTTCATGAATTCACAGAGCCACACGAACCCACCtccacacccacacaaacataATAGGGCCTACATGTCATTTTCTTTCCCAATAActgcacacacacacgcacacccttACACACACTGCTATATACTTCGAATAtgtccatttatttgaaatttagggtTAAAAAGCACAATGTCTTGTTCAAGGGCATAGGTCGATCCCttggccggggatcgaaccccacTCTGTGTCACAATGTAGGCAcacgccttagaccactcgaccacggcacctccacgTAAACACACACACCTCATTAATAACTTGGTCACAATTGCTCTagggcggccgtacggcgagtcgaaagcagtcgttttattgattttaattcaaatcacctATGTGTAGCTGGTACagaaatgttgaaacggctgttttcgactcgccttacggccgccgtagagcaaatgtgaccgaggtataaatgTAACAAACACCTGCATATTTTACACACACAAACATGCACTCGGGCAGACACGAAGAAAATCACCTACATTACAACTTCCTTGATAAGAATAGAAATGTTTTATCACATGACGATAGCGTCTGATGGTCAAACCGTTTCCTGAGCATGAAGCATAGAGCTTCATTAAGTTACTCAATTCGTCCttgtttttcaatcatttttttaatgattcctCCCCTCGATCCCCTTTTGCCCTCCAAAAAAAGTACGGAATAATATTTGCTTCTTTAAAACCACCAATGGaggtaaataaatcaatatcaatatttgaaTTTGCCCACCGTGAATGATAGAATAAacaataacaaatgaataattatcaaTCATGAATTTATTGTTACGTCAAACTAGGTGACTCAAGTGACTGGCAATCCCATGATGCCTCGCGGGCCACCACGTGAGTGGACTACGGATATGTGCGGATGCTGTGACGATATGACCATTTGTAAGTCGTTGGCGAAAGTCAAtctcacctccccccccccaaaaaaaaaactctcttCCTACGATTTTTGTcgcgcctgcatagcagagcgagactatagacgccgtttttccgacggcgacggcggtgctgtcaacaccaaatcttaactgaagattatgtttttgaaatgtcattataacttagaaagtatatagacctagttcatgaaactttaacATAAGGATCATGacgtattactaaacatcccggccgagtttcaggtcaaatgatcaaggtcagaggtcatttgtAGTCAATGAACTTACACCACTTTGgtggaatcaatatcaaaatcttaaccaaggttgaGTTTTTGGAATGTCATACCTTAAAAAGTGTACGAACCTAGTTcctaaaacttagacataagggtaatgatgtatcactaaatatcctgcctgagttttgcatcacatgattaaggacaaaggtcacttaggttaacaaactttggccatgttggggtcatttgaggaattgtcatcataactttaaaagtttatgaatctagttcatgaaacttggacataagaacaACCATGTATCCCTAAATATgatgtgcgagtttcaggtcacatgaccaaggtcaaaggccattttaggtcaacaaactttggtaatcttgggggtatttgtggcattgtcatcataactttaaaagtctatggatttatttcataaaatttggacataagagcagcagtgtatccctgaataccctGTTAGTGCTTCAGGAACAcgccaaggtcaaaggtgatttaaaggtcaatgaactctgcctgtgttgggagtatgtgttgaattggcatcatatcTTAGGAAGTTTATGGTACTTGCTCATGAAACatcgacataagggtaatcaagtatgaatgatagTTTTGCACAATCCttatgtcacatgatcatggtcaaaggtcatattgggtcaatggacaaaatattttaatatcttattaatgtttcttctgtgaataattattcattaggtGTTTTTCAAAGGAAGCaatgctgctatatcgaatcgcgtaatgcaggcaagactgccagaggcgttccacttgttatttttgtAGTCCCCAAAGTTTCGTTTAATAGCACATATTTTGAAGTCTTTGGATAAGGTAACATTTCTTTACATTGGGGTTTTTTCTCACCTCTTTCATGAAAGCTGTTAAGAGCGACTGTAAGAACGACCCTTGAACCTTTCTTATACGTGTTGATCCATCGCCAATAAATATACCATTTACAACAAGGATCAGCAGTCGTTCTTAATGTCgcttttaacttacgaacagctttatgaagcacccACCAGAAACCTTGTCATTGATTATAAGCGCAAGAATGATCACAATCAGCAATTTGACGAACTGAATGATTGTCGCAAATTATTTTAGCTTTACGATTCGTTTTTGTGAATATACATGACGTGTAGTCTGTAATTAGGCCTAccataatgatgacaatgacgataaAAATTGTAACAAAGGTCATCTTACTAAGGACAATTAGCATGGTAAAAAGGACAGGTCAATATCTCATTAATAAGTAGTAATATCGTCACAGCTAAGGCTATCTACGGTGAGAAAAAAACCCACTAGTATATGATTTatcaataatcatgatgataaaagATTAACGACTTTGAGatctctgttatattttgtaggtcTGTGTGCGACATTTGTGCCCTGTTATCCATGCATGCTGGCCGCTGATATGGATGAGTCCTGTTGCGTGCCTATGTGCATCCCGTCCGCTCTCATCTCTATGCGTGCAGTTGTACGTTCACGCCACAACATCACTGTAAGTTATCTTTGAACTCAAGCTCTTTGCTAACTTCCCGTGTGGAAttccccaaaaaaaaatcatcaatgtttttattgtctcacctgcgaagcagagtgagactataggcgccgcttttccgacggcggcggcggtggcggcggcggcgtcaacatcaaatcttaacctgaggttaagtttttgaaatgacgtcataacttagaaagtatatggacctagttaataaaacttggccataaggttaatcaagtattactgaacatccttttagagtttcatgtcacatgaccaaggtcaaaggtcatttagggtcaatgaacttagaccatgttggagggatcaacatcgaaatcttaacctgaggttaagtttttgaaatgtcatcataacttagaaaatatatggacctagttcatgaaacttggacaaaaggttaatcaagtatcgctgaacatcctgcacgagtttcacgtcacatgaccaaggtcaaaggtcatttagggtcaatgaactttggccgaattgcagatatctgttgaattcccatcataactttgaaagtttatggatctgattcatgaaacttggacataatagtaatcaagcatcactgaacattttgtgcaagtttcaggtctcatgattaaggtcaaaggtcatttagggtcaatgaactttggccgaattgggggtatctgttgaattgccatcataactttgaaagttcattggtctagttcattaaacttggacattatagtaatcaagtatctctgaacatcctgtgcgcgtttcaggtcacatgaccaaggtcaaaggtcaatgaactttggccaaactgggtgtatctgttgaattaccatcataactttaaaagtttatggatctgattcatgaaacttgtacataagagtaatcaagtatcactgaacatcctgtgcgagtttcaggtcacatgatcaaggtcacaggtcatgtaaggtcaatgaactttggccatgttggggttttttgttgaataaccatcatatctctgtaagtttattggtctagttcataaaaagtggacataagagtaaccatgtatcgctgaatatcttgtgcgagttagagtagtattcaaagtcagcactgctgctatattgaaccgcgtgatgcaggtgagacggccagaggcattccacttgttgaaatAATTCATCCAAAATCACAAAGTACAAAGTTTCTACATGATTGAAAACACAAATCAAGGAACAAAAACATATAACAGAttacatttaaaagaaaattggttgccccgagacaaaaaaaactaacctacgggggggggggccggggcatTTACAACAGGAGCATGATGAAATTCGGGTGCGAGCGAGGACAAGTAGGTGAGTGAAAATATAGTTTCACTTGTCTGACTACAAGCTTAttctaaaaattgtttttttagaATTTACACGCAGAAATTCAAggagaataataaaaaatatttatttatgcaaTAGAATTGCTCCCGCCCCTTACTATCAATAACCACAGTCTATGTGAATTTACTTTTATTTGGGGGTGCCTtctcaaaaaaaatcaatacaccTGTGGCTTTGATGTTTATGATGTCAGTGTATCTGTTTGGTTTTGTaggtttttgtttatttatttttcgatGTTTTCTTCGGTGGTTGTGTATGTTTGTcctctttcatttgtttttggtttcgctttcttttaatttccGGGGAGGTTTTAAAGGGAATCATAATCCAATACAATGACTCCATAGTAATACTATCGTGGTGTGTTAATCtttgatttgatattgaattaAACTTTCAAAAGGCTACAAAAATCGGTAGGTATTGTTTGTGGCATTTGGAAGTCCATAACATAAGATTCCCTGCAGTGCTGAATACCATTTTCGACTAGAAATGACATCAAATTGTCATCCAAGGTTTcagtatattttaatgttagTTGAAACTATTATAATTAAAGTAAAACGGAAACTCAGGACGATTTTATAACatgttattctttttcttccctttttttctcttctttttggAATAGTATTCAGAGTCCTTTAATGTTTAACTCTTCAAATTTATGAGATAGTACTATATGTGCAGTCCTCATACAATGACTCTAATAACCTAAAGCTATATATGAACATTGTGCTAACGATTGTGATGAATTATATGTTGTTCATATTCGTTTATCTCCAATatttgtatgcaaatgagtgttatttataatgtataattaaacttggaattggttttcaaagtaaaaaaaaaaaccgttgAAGGGGGGGAAATcagaaataatttgatattgaattacTATATTGATTTTATGCGCGCAAGAAGAGTGCGATAAAAACGACTATTCACCGGGTTATATCTCCCTATACAGGGCAACCTGATGAACGATTGTGTTTGCACGACTTTCTGTGGCTATTGCGTCACCTGCCAGCTGGGACGCGAAGTGCAGATGATCAAGAATGGACGCGCTATCCCATAAACGCATGTCGTGACGTCACAGTCGCTTGAGGAGGCTACGAAAGAGACGCGAGGAAAAGGGGCGGGGGGATAGCATGTTGTAAAATTTCGAATTGATTTAATGTAATTCACTTCACgttctttcacttttttaatggttgtgccttttattttcaaaaagtttcGTCAGTATTCACACGTTGGTTCCATGGATAGGGATGTCAATTGACTCCTTTGtagatatttcatcatttttaaatcgCGGGTTTTAATGCCCCTTTATATCATAATTGTACTATTCTATATCTATTGGAAGTTGAGAATACTCTTATTTTTACTCttaaaactaattttttttctttgtcttttttttcgggggggggggggggtatcctaTCTAAAAGGGTAAAGACATGGCACAGACGTATATTCATGAAATTCCGGTGGCAACACTACTGGAAGTTTATCCTATACCGCACCGTAATATGTTTCAGACATGTCAGAGTGTGtctttgtgtcttttttttctataaaggAGATAGGTGTGTTATTTCTCTGTGGAGTAGACTTGAATGTCTGATTCTATTCAGCTTGTTATAGACTCATCCACTGATCGTGGTTAATGCACTTAACATTGCACTATTCGCGGTGCACCATCAGATTTTGTCTATAAAACCATAAAAACGGTGATTATCCTTTGAAAATTTGCAGACCGTACCAATTCTTTACCAAATTGGTATAATAAATGGAATTTGGCGGTCTTTTATTACTTGCCCAACCATGGATTATGTCAATATTCAATACCAAACTTTTCGCCAGAGAAGGGGGTACAAAGTTCAGTCGTTAGTATGGTTTATGCTTTACTTATGTGAGTGGGGAAAATGTTAAAAGACAACTATACGcacttcttttttaaattgtttgattgttattattattatcgtcattTTGGGGGGATCGGGTTCACTTAAGTcattatacacacacactcccccccccacacacacacacccacacacacacaagaaaTCATGAAAGGTTGTATTTAATAGCAAAGTTGTTGCATTGACTGTGTCCATTTATGCACTAATGCCAAATGGCATAAGATTACAGAGGAAATAAGCTGGTAAATGTTGGAACAGAATATGCTTAATTGTTACACGGAAATGAAATGACACGAAAAGAAATATTTGGTTAAAgaatatatttacaataattgAGAGGTTTAAAGtaaacaattattattgaaaataatgcGTAGTGACATAAGATAAGAATTGATTATTGTAAATAATGCGTATTGACATAAGATTATAATTGATACACGGAcggaaattaaatgaaatgacaCGGAAAGAAATATTTGGTTAAAGAATATATTTAGTAATAATTGAGAGGTTTAAAGTTAACaattattattgtaaataaTGCGTAGTGACATAAGATTAGAATTGATACACGAACGGAAATGAAATGACaaggaaagaaatatttgatatttggtAAAAGAATATATTTAGTAGTAATTGAGAGGTTTAAAGTTAACAATTATTATTGCAAATAATGCGTAGTGAAATTAAAGAAGAAGTAAGGAGCACAATATTCGATAAAAAAATTGCCTAAATCTTACTGAAATGATTGGTTTGGTATCATTGTCacactgaatatttttttcttaattcttaAAGAACTTTCAATATTATTATGCAGCTTAATTAATTCTTCAGTTATTAAAATGCTGTGTTTGCGtcaatttgtacatgtattatgacagATTAGATATCGATTGGATATCGATTAAATATCGCTTTATATGTGTATTTGAAGTGATTATAGTATTTTCAAACTCGTTATAATCAGATGTATCTAGTTTTTTGTGAGTTTTTAGTATTTTATAGTACATGTATCGCTCGTAATAAAAGATCAAGTTTGATGTAGTATATCGAGAGGCAGCCAAagcattttaaaagttttaaacCCTTCTTTctgtttattgattttttttatatggctCTTTCTAAAAACAGAATTCTTAGTTTTTGGGGTTAAACAAGTGGCATCAGATTTAGGAGAAAGGTGGTAAATACTAATACTGAAGAACAGAATATCACTTCAAGGCTGTTAGACCAAGGGGCTGATTTTTAACAATTCAATTCGGAAAGTGTAgtttggatttttcttttatttgaaaaagtCTGCCAAAATTGTTGATACTGATttgtattttgaacaaaatgttctTGTGTCATGTATGAGTGGTTATACAactgaaatttatttttatctataatATACAACGCTGAATTTAAGAGGCTTTTTATTGAGAATTTAAATAAATGCTAATCATTTAACCAGCATATTTCATGTCATgtctctttttcattttattttctctttttaacaTGTCCTACAGGATAAAACGCAATGGCACTCAGTGAGTTCACCGTGTGTTCACCATGCGTTCATTGTGTTTATTATCTGTTCACAGTGAATGTGtccagtgtgttcattgtgtttacagtgtgatTACTATGTGTTTATAGTGTGTTCGAAGTGTGTTACAGCGTGTTCAGTGTAATCACAGTTGGTTAAAGTGTgctacagtgtgttcacagtatgtttaGTGTGTGTTCAGTCCGTTTAGGGTGTGTTTACGGTGTTCGGTGAACGGTGTTCACGTTGTGGTCAAAGTGTGGTTActgtgtccacagtgtgtttAAAGTGTGATCTATTTGTTTGCAGTGTGTTCAGTTTGTTTACCGTGTGTTCGGTGTGTTTACTGTGTTTTCACGGTGTGGCCACAATTTACTGTGTGTTCCCTGTGTGACTATGTGTTTACTGTATGTTTACAGTTTGATTACGGTGTGTTCACAATGTTTTTACTGAGCTTTTATAGtttgttcagtgtgttcacggTGTCTTTACAGTTTGATCAGTGTGTTTACCGTGTATTCATTGTGTGTTCTGTGTCTTGATaatgtgttcagtgtgttcaccttgttttcacaatgtgttcacacAGTGGACTATGTGAAGAAGGGATTCGCATTAAATGATCTAGTTCAACTATAGGTCAAAACAGTGAAGATAATTTCACTTCCTGTAACATTATGCAGTGTGAGTGTccatagtgtgttcacactaTGTATTATGTGAATATTTGCTCACACTGTGGATTATGTGAATATGTTTTCACAGTGGATTGTGAATATATGTTCCCTTTTTGGATTATGTGAATATA includes these proteins:
- the LOC121417375 gene encoding cornifelin homolog, whose protein sequence is MQAYPQGQQPVINQPAVTVQPAAQTVIQVTQVTGNPMMPRGPPREWTTDMCGCCDDMTICLCATFVPCYPCMLAADMDESCCVPMCIPSALISMRAVVRSRHNITGNLMNDCVCTTFCGYCVTCQLGREVQMIKNGRAIP